A single window of Periophthalmus magnuspinnatus isolate fPerMag1 chromosome 22, fPerMag1.2.pri, whole genome shotgun sequence DNA harbors:
- the fhl5 gene encoding four and a half LIM domains protein 5 has translation MSAERFDCHYCKDSLLGKKYIMKEDTQYCTKCYENLFANCCEGCSSPIGCNSKDLSYKDRHWHEQCFKCAKCSRSLVEKAFATKDDLLMCTECYANDYSSKCSTCKKTIMPGSRKMEYKGHSWHETCFLCHRCQQPIGTKSFIPKDTGYFCVACFEKQFAYQCCACKKAITTGGVTYQEKPWHRECFLCISCRKQLSGQRFTSRENYPYCLECFSNLYAKKCVGCTKPITSLAGAKYISFEERQWHSECFTCMQCSVSLVGRGFLTQRDNILCTDCGREK, from the exons ATGTCGGCTGAGCGCTTCGACTGTCACTACTGCAAAGACTCCCTGCTGGGGAAGAAGTATATCATGAAGGAGGACACGCAGTACTGTACAAAGTGCTACGAAAACCTGTTCGCTAACTGCTGTGAGGGCTGCTCCTCTCCCATTGGTTGCAACAGTAAG GACCTGTCGTACAAGGACCGGCACTGGCATGAGCAGTGCTTCAAGTGTGCCAAGTGCAGCCGCTCTCTGGTAGAGAAGGCCTTCGCCACCAAGGACGACCTGCTAATGTGTACTGAGTGTTACGCAAACGACTACTCCTCCAAGTGCTCCACCTGCAAGAAGACCATCATGCCAg GCTCTCGTAAAATGGAGTACAAGGGGCACAGCTGGCACGAGACCTGTTTCCTGTGCCACCGATGCCAACAGCCCATCGGCACCAAGTCCTTCATCCCCAAAGACACCGGATACTTCTGCGTGGCCTGTTTCGAGAAGCAGTTTGCCTACCAGTGCTGCGCCTGCAAAAAG GCCATCACCACAGGGGGCGTGACATACCAGGAGAAGCCGTGGCACCGGGAGTGTTTCCTGTGCATCAGCTGCAGGAAACAGCTGTCGGGCCAACGCTTCACCTCCAGAGAGAACTACCCCTACTGCCTGGAGTGCTTCAGTAACCTGTACGCCAAGAAGTGTGTGGGCTGCACCAAGCCCATCACCA GCCTAGCCGGGGCGAAGTACATCTCATTTGAGGAGCGTCAGTGGCACAGTGAGTGCTTCACCTGTATGCAgtgctctgtgtctctggtggGGCGGGGCTTCCTCACCCAGAGAGACAACATCCTGTGCACCGACTGCGGGCGCGAGAAGTAA